The following nucleotide sequence is from Actinomycetota bacterium.
GGGGGTCGGGGTCGGGGTCGGGGTCGGGGGCCGGGTCGGGTAGGATCGGGTGTGCATCCGATGGCCTCCTCAAGGGCTCGTGGTGCGCGAGGCCGGGACGGGTCCGATCCGCCCCGGCCTCACTGCTCGCCAGGGTTAGAAGGGCGGGTCGTCGTTGAACTCGCCCTTGCCCTTGCCATTGCCGGTGGCGCGCTCGGGCTTGGCCGTGGCCCAGCGCAGGCTGGGGCCGACCTCTTCGGCCTGGACCTCGGTCACGGTGCGGCGCTCGCCTTCCGGGGTCTCCCAGGAGCGGGCCCGGAGCTGGCCGAGGACGATCACCCGGTTGCCCTTCGAGAGGGAGTCGCCGATGTGTTCGGCGAGCTGCCGCCAGGCGGTGATCCGGTAGAAGCTGGTGTCGCCGTTGCGCCAGCTCTCGCCGCCCTTGAGGCGGGCGGTGACGGCCAGGCGGAAGTTGGTGACGGCGGCGCCGTTGGGGGTGAAGGTGACCTCGGGGTCGTCGGTCAGGTTGCCGACGATGGTGACGGATCAGGTCGAAGAGCTAATGAACGAGGCGTATGCGACCAGGCTTCTCGACGCCTTGCAACCTGGACCACCGTCGGTCCGAATCCACGATGGCGTCGCGCTTCTGCCCAGCTAGAGACAGTCGCCAGGGGAGAGGCGCCGGTGCGCCCCGCGGCATTGGCCACCCGTGGCAGGCCGAGAAGGACACCGTTGGCATCACCGCTTGCTGGCCGTCGGTCCCCGAGGCGTGAGACGCTGCTTCGCTCCAGTTGTCGGTTCGGGCCGCTGAGGCTCGATGACAGGAGGACGGTCCATGGCTAACGCCTCCAGCAGACGACCGGTCACACGGGGTGACGCCCAGGCGGTCCTTGAGGCCTTCCCGAACGCCGGCAGAATCATTCGCAGCCACCAGATCGTCCAGACCAACAGCCCGGCCGACCCGCAGCTGAAGGCGAGCATTCGGCCGTTCTCAGGGTCCCCGTTTGATGGGCGGCACTATTGCGTCGAGGACTGGCATGTCATCGTGGTGGCGATGATCACCGGTGGTGATAGTTCCTTCTCCGAGCAGGACGCCGTCGCCGATCTGCGCCAGTTCACCCTGGCCTTCACCCTCGACGGCGCCGAGCTGCCCACCGACCGGGGTCCGGTCAA
It contains:
- the ssb gene encoding single-stranded DNA-binding protein; translation: MVGNLTDDPEVTFTPNGAAVTNFRLAVTARLKGGESWRNGDTSFYRITAWRQLAEHIGDSLSKGNRVIVLGQLRARSWETPEGERRTVTEVQAEEVGPSLRWATAKPERATGNGKGKGEFNDDPPF